The DNA segment GAGGCGATCTGGCAGCACGTGGGCACGGTCGCCTACCTCGAGCCGGCGGGCATCGGCCACCGGGGAGCGGAAGAGTGAGGGCCGCGTGAGGCGGCGCGGCTGCTAAAAGCCATTGCTCGCCAGGCTAGGACTGGACCGCCCGGAGCTGCGCGCCTGGGCAATGTACGATTGGGCGAACTCGGCGGTGTTCACCGTGATCATCACCGCCGTGTTCCCCATCTTTTTTTTCCGGGTCGCAGGCGCCGGGCTGCCCGGCCACGTGGCCACGCAGTGGTTCGGTCTGGCGACCACGCTGGCGCTCATCCTGATCGCGGTGATCTCGCCGATTCTGGGCGCCGTGGCGGACTACGCCGCCGCCAGGAAGCGCTTCCTGGCCGCGTTCATGGTGGTGGGCGCCTGCGCCGTGGCCGGGATGTTCCTGATCCGGCACGGGGATTGGCAGCTCGCGGCCGCGCTCTTCATGCTCGCCAATATTGCTGTGGGCGGCAGTCTGGTCTTCTACGACGCGCTGCTGCCTCACGTCGCCAGGGAGAAGGAGCTGGACCGCGTCTCGACCGCAGGCTACGCGCTCGGCTATCTGGGAGGCGGGCTGCTGCTGGCGATTTGCCTGGCGTGGATCCAGAAGCCGGAATGGTTCGGCCTGCCCGCCGGGCCGGCACTATCCGCCCGACAGGCGACACTCCCCGCCCGCCTGGCCTTCCTGTCCGTAGCCTTCTGGTGGCTGCTCTTCTCGATTCCGCTGCTGCGGCGGGTTGGGGAGCCGCCGCGCGCCCTCGAGGCGGACGAGACGCTGCACCAGAACCCGGTCCGCGCAGCCGTGGTGCGGCTCGGGGAAACGCTGCGCGAGCTGCGCGTCTACCGGCAAGCGTTCCTGATGCTGCTCGCGTTCCTCATCTACAACGACGGCATTGGCACGATCATCCGCATGGCGACCATCTACGGCAGCGAGATCGGCATCGGCCAGGGCACCATGATGGGCGCGGTGGTGCTGGTGCAGTTCCTGGGAATCCCGTTCTCGTTCCTTTTCGGGGCAGTGGCCGGGCGGATCGGCGCGAAGCGCTCGATCTTCCTGGGGCTCGTAGTCTACACCGCGATCGGGATCCTGGCCTACCGCATGACCAGCGCCCTGCACTTCCTGATCCTGGCCGGGCTGGTCGCCGTGGTCCAGGGCGGCACGCAGGCGCTCAGCCGCTCGCTCTTCGCCTCGCTCGTACCACGCTACAAGTCGGGCGAGTTCTTCGGCTTCTTCAGCGTGTTCGAGAAATTCGCCGGGATCTTCGGGCCGGCGTTGTTCACCCTGGCCATAGCGTTCACGGGGTCGAGCCGCAGCGCGATCCTCTCGGTAGTGGGGTTCTTTGCCGCGGGCGCCGCGCTGCTGGCGTTGGTGGACGTGGAGGAGGGGCAGCGGGTGGCACGCGCGGCCGAAGCGGCGGTGGCGGGTCCCGGCTAGGCCTTCCCAAGCACGGCTGACCGGGCGCCTTCTGTTGAAAAGCCAAGTCAGCAGCAGGCGCCGCCGGGCGTGCAGCAGGCGGCGAACGCCTCCGATTCCGGCCGAGTCGGGTCCGTCACCGTGAACAGCCCCGCGTAGGGTGGCGCCTCGAGCTTGGCGGCGGTGTCCGTGCAAACCTCGACGGGCTGGTTGCGCGGGAAGAGGTGGCCCTCCTCGTCCAGCACCGCCTGGAAGGGCCCGCGATAGATCGCCTGCTGGCCGATATACACGCACCCCGCCTGCTTGGCGTAGCGGTAGCCGCGCACGGTGATGGAGGAGAAACGGTAGCCGTGGACCTGCTTCCAGAACTGGTTCGAGAGCACCTCCAGCCCGTAGAACCCGGCCTGTTCGAGCAGCCCCAGGAACTCGTCCGCGGTGAGGGCTCCACTGATGCACTCGCCCCACAGGCGGTCATCCGCGCGCATGGCCGGCGGCACCTCCTCGCCGGCAATGATGTCGGACACCACGATGCGGCCGCGGTCTTTCAGCACGCGCCACATCTCGGCAAAGACGCGCTTCTTGTCGGGTGAGAGGTTGATGACGCAGTTCGAGGTGAGCACGTCGACCAAGCCCTCCTCGACGGGGATCTCCTCGAGGTATCCCTTGCGGAACGAGACCACATCGTAGCCCAGGCGCTCCGCGACCAGGGGTGCATTGCGCCGCGCCACGTCCAGCATGGCATCCGTCATGTCCACGCCGATGACCTGGCCCGCTGGCCCCACTTTCCGGGCGGCAATGAAGCAGTCGATGCCGCCGCCGGCGCCCAGGTCGAGGTACGTCTCGCCTGGCTGCACGCCAGCCAGGGCGACGGGGGAGCCGCAGCCGTAGAAGCGCTCGAGGACCTCCACCGGGATATGGGCGGTATCCCCCGCGGGGTAGGCCGTGGGGCAGCACAGCTCGGCCTGCGGCTGCTGGGCGGCCTGGGAATAAAAGCGCCGCACGGCCTGCCGGGCGCGGTCCAGGTCAAAGGAGAGGACGCACGTGGAATGCTGCGTACGCACGGGCAGCTCCCCGGCATCCGCCTGGGCCGGCTCAGCGCAGGCGCCGGCCTTCTCGCCCATGCCGCGGAAGACCGCCGGACCGGGGAAGGCGCTGCGTGTGTTGAGCGCCGCGCGACCTTCGCGCGCGAGCCGGAACGCCTCGTCCCACCACACTCCCTGGTGCAGCTCGCAGTAGGGATCGAGCCCCAGGAACGCGCGCCGCGCGCGCTCGAGCGCGCCCGCGCCGTTGCCGCCGGCCCCATTCCCACGCCGAACGAGGCCCAAGCGCGCCCGCGCTCTGGTCTCGAGCGCGACCAATGGGGCCGCGGCAGTGGCCACGCCAACGTTTCCCGCATGCGCATGCGCATCCGCACCCGCATCCGGCAGTGACTCCGCGCGCGCTGCCCCGTCCCCGCCGTTCGTTCGCGGACGCGGGGGCGGGTACGCAGCCGGGTCGGGCGGGCGGCTCAGCGTGTAATAGTAGGAGTGCTCGAGGTCGCCCCCGCCGCACTGCCCCTTCAGGTAGCAGCTCCGGCACTTCTCCTTCTCCTCGGCCGTAAGCCCGCGCAGCATGGCCAGCACGGGCGAGTGCTCCCAGATCTGGGCCAGGCTCGACTCCTCGATGCTGCCGCAGCTCAGGCCCCTCTCGCCTGCAGTGGCGGCGGACGGGTAGGCCACGCCGTCGTAGGCAATGCAGAGGCTTTCGTAGCCTGCGTTGGACAGATCGTAGCGGGTGCCCGGCGGCGCATCCAGCCGCAGCCGCCAGGACGCCAGGTTGTCCACCTCGATGCCCACCTCTTCGGCCACACGGGCCACCTCGCGGACCACGGCCAGCACCCTTTCCGTGCTCAGCACCATGCCGTTGTCGGCGGCACGCCCGCGCCGGTGCGTCCACAGCAGGTGATGGTTGGCGACGCCCAGGCTGGCAATCAGACGGGTGACACCCGGTACATCAGCTTCGTTCTCCGGACCGATCACGGTGGTGACCGCGGGCGCGAAGCCAGAGGCCAGCGCGCTGCGGATGCCTCGCAAGGTGCGCTCGTAGCAGCCTCTGCCACGGATCGCGTCGTTCACTTCCGGCGTCGAGCCGTCCAGACTGATCTGCAGCCTCAGCCGCTCGGGCGAGAAGCGGCGGAGCTGATCGAGGTGCCGGCCCGTGAGGAGCATGGCATTCGTGAGGACCACCAGCCCCTGGCCGTGCACCTCGGTGATCCGCTCGACCATGTTCCAGAAATCGCGACGCAGCAGCGGCTCGCCACCGGTGATGTAGAACCGGCGCACGCCCAGTTCGACGGCCTGGTCGATCACGCGGAACCAGGTCTCGCCGGACAGCCCCGGGTCCTGGCCCGGACCGGAGCGGACCAGGCAATGGCGGCAAGCCAGGTTGCAGGAGTTGTTGGTATGCAGCCAGAGCTCGCGCAGCCGCGGGATCAGGAC comes from the Gemmatimonadota bacterium genome and includes:
- a CDS encoding MFS transporter — translated: MYDWANSAVFTVIITAVFPIFFFRVAGAGLPGHVATQWFGLATTLALILIAVISPILGAVADYAAARKRFLAAFMVVGACAVAGMFLIRHGDWQLAAALFMLANIAVGGSLVFYDALLPHVAREKELDRVSTAGYALGYLGGGLLLAICLAWIQKPEWFGLPAGPALSARQATLPARLAFLSVAFWWLLFSIPLLRRVGEPPRALEADETLHQNPVRAAVVRLGETLRELRVYRQAFLMLLAFLIYNDGIGTIIRMATIYGSEIGIGQGTMMGAVVLVQFLGIPFSFLFGAVAGRIGAKRSIFLGLVVYTAIGILAYRMTSALHFLILAGLVAVVQGGTQALSRSLFASLVPRYKSGEFFGFFSVFEKFAGIFGPALFTLAIAFTGSSRSAILSVVGFFAAGAALLALVDVEEGQRVARAAEAAVAGPG
- a CDS encoding methyltransferase domain-containing protein, translated to MLNDATLVYVPEYLEREQDGLHVLLDPAAPNWIATDARGARIARYYRGGRRLREAAQLHAQHTGLDTGRAWVEVYGFTRDLLRRHFAAPEPAPPAAYAGRQHVLIPRLRELWLHTNNSCNLACRHCLVRSGPGQDPGLSGETWFRVIDQAVELGVRRFYITGGEPLLRRDFWNMVERITEVHGQGLVVLTNAMLLTGRHLDQLRRFSPERLRLQISLDGSTPEVNDAIRGRGCYERTLRGIRSALASGFAPAVTTVIGPENEADVPGVTRLIASLGVANHHLLWTHRRGRAADNGMVLSTERVLAVVREVARVAEEVGIEVDNLASWRLRLDAPPGTRYDLSNAGYESLCIAYDGVAYPSAATAGERGLSCGSIEESSLAQIWEHSPVLAMLRGLTAEEKEKCRSCYLKGQCGGGDLEHSYYYTLSRPPDPAAYPPPRPRTNGGDGAARAESLPDAGADAHAHAGNVGVATAAAPLVALETRARARLGLVRRGNGAGGNGAGALERARRAFLGLDPYCELHQGVWWDEAFRLAREGRAALNTRSAFPGPAVFRGMGEKAGACAEPAQADAGELPVRTQHSTCVLSFDLDRARQAVRRFYSQAAQQPQAELCCPTAYPAGDTAHIPVEVLERFYGCGSPVALAGVQPGETYLDLGAGGGIDCFIAARKVGPAGQVIGVDMTDAMLDVARRNAPLVAERLGYDVVSFRKGYLEEIPVEEGLVDVLTSNCVINLSPDKKRVFAEMWRVLKDRGRIVVSDIIAGEEVPPAMRADDRLWGECISGALTADEFLGLLEQAGFYGLEVLSNQFWKQVHGYRFSSITVRGYRYAKQAGCVYIGQQAIYRGPFQAVLDEEGHLFPRNQPVEVCTDTAAKLEAPPYAGLFTVTDPTRPESEAFAACCTPGGACC